In Cervus canadensis isolate Bull #8, Minnesota chromosome 6, ASM1932006v1, whole genome shotgun sequence, one DNA window encodes the following:
- the DUOXA1 gene encoding dual oxidase maturation factor 1 — MAAFGHTFPFYAGPKPTFPTNTTVAVIVAIFLTSLATFIIILPGIRGKMRLFWMLRVVTSLFIGAVILAVNFSSEWSVGQVSTNTSYKAFSSRWISANVGLQIGLGGVNITLTGTPVQQLNETIDYNEEFTWSLGENYAEEYANALEKGLPDPLLYLAEKFTPHSPCGLHGQYRLAGHYTSAMLWVAFLCWLLANVMLSMPVLVYGGHMLLATGLFQLLGLLFFSTATSLTPPCPLRLGAATLHTHRGPAYWITLTTGLLCVLLGLAMVVAHRMQPHRLKAFFSQSVGEDPVLELDPEEGGLLSPRYRSITESPEPQDIPLSEASSEAPCEEPDCAL, encoded by the exons ATGGCTGCTTTTGGACACACATTCCCCTTCTATGCTGGGCCCAAGCCGACCTTCCCAACGAACACCACAGTGGCCGTCATCGTCGCCATCTTTCTGACGTCACTGGCCACCTTCATTATCATCCTGCCAGGCATTCGGGGCAAGATg AGGCTGTTCTGGATGCTGCGGGTAGTGACCAGCTTATTCATTGGAGCTGTGATCCTCG CCGTGAATTTCAGTTCTGAGTGGTCTGTGGGCCAGGTGAGCACCAACACGTCCTACAAGGCCTTCAGTTCCCGGTGGATCAGCGCCAACGTTGGGCTGCAGATTGGGCTGGGAGGCGTCAACATCACACTCACAG GGACCCCAGTGCAGCAGCTGAACGAGACCATTGATTACAACGAGGAATTCACCTGGAGCCTGGGGGAGAACTACGCTGAGGAGTATGCCAACGCACTGGAGAAGGGGCTGCCAGACCCCCTGCTCTACCTGGCCGAGAAGTTCACCCCACACAGCCCCTGTGGCCTGCATGGCCAGTACCGCCTGGCGGGACACTACACCTCGGCTATGCTGTG GGTGGCATTCCTCTGCTGGCTGCTGGCCAATGTGATGCTGTCCATGCCTGTGCTGGTCTACGGTGGCCACATGCTGCTGGCCACGGGCCTTTTCCAGCTGTTGGGACTGCTCTTCTTCTCCACGGCCACATCCCTCACCCCGCCCTGTCCCCTGCGCCTGGGTGCCGCCACGCTGCATACTCACCGTGGGCCTGCCTACTGGATTACGTTGACCACAG GACTGCTGTGTGTGCTGCTGGGTCTGGCCATGGTGGTGGCTCACAGGATGCAGCCCCACAGGCTGAAGGCTTTCTTCAGCCAGAGTGTGGGGGAGGACCCTGTGCTGGAGTTGGATCCCGAGGAAGGGGGACTCCTGAGCCCTCGCTACCGGTCCATCACTGAGAGTCCCGAGCCCCAGGACATCCCTCTGTCAGAGGCTTCCTCCGAGGCCCCCTGCGAGGAGCCTGACTGTGCCCTGTAA
- the DUOXA2 gene encoding dual oxidase maturation factor 2, whose amino-acid sequence MTLWDGVLPFYPQPRHAAGLSVLLLIVILVFLVLAASFLLILPGIRGHSRWFWLVRVLLSLFIGAEIVAAHFSAEWSVGSVSTKTSYKAFSVERVRAHVGLHVGLEGVNITLTGTPVQQLNETIDYNEQFIWRVGQNYAGAYAEALEKGLPYPVLYLAEKFTPSSPCGVYYQYRLAGHYASATLWVAFCFWLLSNMLLSMPVPHYGGLALLITGAFALFSVFAFASISSVPLCQLRLGSSELTTHYGAAFWITLATGVLCLLLGAAVLSLHYARPSALRLFLEGSVKDLESPTKGSSPLILSNPLHKQFRASDLTISTNL is encoded by the exons ATGACTCTGTGGGATGGTGTGCTGCCCTTCTACCCTCAGCCCCGGCATGCCGCTGGCCTGAGCGTCCTGCTACTCATCGTCATTCTCGTTTTCTTGGTCTTGGCCGCCAGCTTCTTGCTCATCTTACCCGGGATTCGTGGCCACTCG CGGTGGTTCTGGTTGGTGAGAGTTCTTCTCAGCCTGTTCATAGGAGCAGAAATTGTGG CGGCGCACTTCAGCGCAGAATGGTCGGTCGGCAGCGTTAGCACCAAAACATCCTACAAGGCCTTCAGTGTGGAACGCGTCCGAGCCCACGTCGGTCTGCATGTGGGCCTGGAGGGCGTTAATATCACACTCACAG GGACCCCAGTGCAGCAGCTGAACGAGACCATCGACTACAACGAGCAGTTCATCTGGCGGGTGGGCCAAAACTATGCCGGGGCGTACGCggaggccctggagaaggggctgcCTTACCCAGTTCTTTATCTGGCGGAGAAGTTCACTCCGAGCAGCCCCTGCGGCGTTTACTACCAATACCGTCTGGCGGGACACTACGCCTCGGCCACTCTATG GGTGGCCTTCTGCTTCTGGCTCCTCTCCAACATGCTGCTCTCCATGCCGGTTCCGCACTACGGAGGCCTGGCTCTCCTAATCACCGGCGCCTTCGCGCTCTTCTCGGTGTTCGCCTTCGCCTCTATCTCCAGCGTGCCTCTCTGCCAGCTCCGCCTCGGCTCCTCCGAGCTCACCACTCACTATGGCGCAGCCTTTTGGATCACGCTGGCCACTG GCGTCCTGTGCCTTCTCCTCGGAGCCGCGGTGTTGAGTCTGCACTACGCTCGGCCCAGCGCTCTTCGCCTCTTCTTGGAAGGAAGCGTCAAGGACCTCGAAAGTCCGACGAAGGGGAGCTCGCCTCTCATCCTCAGCAACCCACTGCATAAACAGTTCAGGGCCTCGGACTTAACCATCAGTACTAACCTGTGA